Proteins co-encoded in one Sporosarcina sp. FSL K6-1522 genomic window:
- a CDS encoding YtxH domain-containing protein produces the protein MKASTFLIGLATGSIAAAIAVLYSTPQSGSELRTSVKSASTDMKAKFKDVKSKVADLKESVSHLTKEAKLTVPATIDDIKGSIEEWQQLTEPNKARLETEIAAIQTALEELEQTLAAQQKP, from the coding sequence ATGAAAGCATCCACATTTCTAATCGGGCTAGCAACAGGCTCAATCGCTGCTGCCATTGCCGTACTCTATTCAACTCCACAATCAGGAAGCGAACTCCGAACATCCGTTAAAAGCGCTTCAACTGACATGAAAGCAAAATTCAAAGATGTTAAAAGCAAAGTAGCAGACCTCAAAGAATCAGTCTCCCACTTAACAAAAGAAGCAAAACTAACTGTTCCTGCAACAATCGATGACATTAAAGGATCCATCGAAGAGTGGCAACAATTAACGGAGCCAAACAAAGCCCGACTGGAAACTGAAATTGCTGCCATCCAAACAGCACTCGAAGAACTTGAACAAACGCTTGCTGCACAACAAAAACCATAA
- a CDS encoding YjcZ family sporulation protein, which yields MSGYNQGSSGFALIVVLFILLIIVGAAYLY from the coding sequence ATGAGCGGATATAATCAAGGTTCTTCGGGCTTTGCATTGATTGTTGTGTTGTTCATCCTGTTAATCATTGTCGGTGCAGCCTACTTGTACTAA
- a CDS encoding peptidylprolyl isomerase — MKKTVLALTMAASVLALSACSDKSEGEVILTSKAGDITQTELYEKMKETIGENTLQLMAIEKVLADKYTVTDKEVKAEVDKAKEQLGEQFDMYLVQQGHTTESFTEMMRLNLLQEKALVDGVEVSDKEVDKRIEEMNTELTARHVLLADEETALEVKKKLEEGADFAEVAKEFSTEEAAKDTGGDLGTFGYGAMVAEFWNGAYALELNTISEPVQSEHGFHIIEVTAKGKAAEAQATKDDTEKIREEIRFEKADPNTIIEKVGKLMKDADVKVTDEELKAALDMFLAKDEKEADKEEKETKEK, encoded by the coding sequence ATGAAAAAAACGGTTTTAGCACTTACAATGGCGGCATCCGTTCTTGCGCTTTCAGCATGTAGCGATAAAAGTGAAGGGGAAGTCATCCTTACATCAAAAGCTGGAGACATTACACAAACAGAACTTTATGAGAAAATGAAAGAAACAATCGGTGAAAACACACTTCAACTTATGGCTATTGAAAAAGTACTTGCTGACAAGTACACAGTGACAGACAAAGAAGTAAAAGCAGAAGTCGATAAAGCAAAAGAACAACTCGGCGAGCAGTTTGACATGTACTTAGTGCAACAAGGTCATACAACAGAAAGCTTCACAGAAATGATGCGCCTCAACCTGCTACAAGAAAAAGCACTAGTGGATGGCGTTGAAGTATCAGATAAAGAAGTGGATAAACGCATCGAAGAGATGAATACAGAATTGACAGCAAGACACGTTCTACTTGCTGACGAAGAAACAGCACTTGAAGTGAAGAAGAAGCTAGAAGAAGGTGCTGACTTCGCTGAAGTTGCTAAAGAATTTTCAACTGAAGAAGCTGCTAAAGATACTGGCGGTGACCTTGGAACATTCGGCTACGGCGCAATGGTAGCTGAATTTTGGAACGGCGCTTACGCTCTAGAATTGAACACAATTAGTGAGCCTGTCCAATCTGAGCACGGCTTCCACATCATCGAAGTAACTGCAAAAGGGAAAGCAGCAGAAGCGCAAGCAACGAAGGATGACACAGAAAAAATTCGTGAAGAAATCCGCTTTGAAAAAGCAGATCCAAACACGATTATTGAAAAAGTCGGCAAGCTTATGAAAGACGCTGACGTGAAAGTGACGGACGAAGAGTTGAAAGCCGCTCTTGACATGTTCCTTGCTAAAGATGAAAAAGAAGCAGATAAAGAAGAAAAAGAAACAAAAGAAAAATAA
- the yhaM gene encoding 3'-5' exoribonuclease YhaM: MKKIADYKAGEPVDLYLLIKQATKGVTTQGSPFMTLILQDKSGDIEAKLWDTKEEHEKTYVGASIVKVGGEVHEYRGKNQLRIKSIRPIKEDEGISIADLVPSSAKSKEVLYEELMQYFFEMKNPQIQRITRHLLKKHQAAFMTYPAATKNHHDYVSGLIDHVVSMLKLGKALADLYPSLNKDLLYAGIILHDIGKVIELSGPVGTQYTIEGNLLGHITIMVTEISKAADELEIAGEEVMLLQHMVLSHHGKEEWGSPKRPMLKEAEILHYIDNIDAKMNMLDRALGKAEPGEFTERIFPLDNRSFYKPGIE; this comes from the coding sequence ATGAAAAAAATCGCTGACTATAAAGCAGGAGAACCGGTAGATTTGTACTTGCTCATTAAGCAAGCAACGAAGGGCGTTACAACGCAAGGAAGCCCATTCATGACACTCATTTTACAGGATAAAAGCGGTGATATTGAAGCGAAGTTATGGGATACGAAAGAAGAGCATGAGAAAACTTACGTGGGGGCATCCATTGTTAAAGTAGGCGGAGAAGTGCATGAATATCGTGGGAAAAACCAGCTACGTATTAAGAGCATACGCCCGATTAAGGAAGACGAAGGGATCTCGATTGCGGATCTTGTTCCATCATCGGCTAAAAGCAAAGAAGTGCTGTATGAGGAGCTGATGCAATATTTCTTTGAAATGAAGAATCCACAAATTCAACGCATTACGCGTCATTTATTGAAAAAGCACCAAGCGGCTTTCATGACGTATCCAGCAGCGACGAAAAATCATCATGATTATGTGTCAGGGCTGATTGACCATGTTGTGTCCATGCTGAAATTGGGCAAAGCACTTGCCGATTTGTATCCGTCACTCAATAAGGATTTGTTGTATGCGGGGATTATTTTGCATGATATCGGAAAAGTGATTGAACTATCAGGCCCAGTCGGCACGCAATATACGATTGAAGGAAATTTGCTTGGCCATATTACCATTATGGTGACGGAAATTTCGAAAGCGGCGGATGAGCTTGAAATCGCTGGCGAAGAAGTGATGTTGCTGCAACATATGGTGTTGTCTCATCACGGGAAAGAAGAGTGGGGCAGCCCGAAACGACCGATGCTGAAAGAAGCAGAAATCCTGCATTACATCGACAATATTGATGCGAAGATGAACATGCTAGATCGGGCGCTTGGTAAAGCGGAACCAGGTGAATTTACAGAGCGTATTTTCCCACTGGATAATCGCTCGTTTTATAAGCCAGGAATTGAATGA
- a CDS encoding HIT family protein, protein MTDCIFCKIIDGTIPSTKVYEDEHVLAFMDILPVTKGHVLLVPKTHRENLYEMNEEEAARLFAAAPKIANAIKAEFKPAGMNLLQNNEAFAGQAVFHFHLHFIPRYDETDGFQPTFDTKESLFPAATLTEIAAGIRKHI, encoded by the coding sequence ATGACAGATTGTATTTTTTGTAAAATCATCGACGGAACCATTCCAAGCACGAAAGTTTATGAGGACGAGCATGTACTCGCATTTATGGATATTTTGCCTGTAACAAAAGGACATGTCCTCCTCGTCCCGAAAACACATCGTGAAAATCTTTATGAAATGAACGAAGAAGAAGCAGCGCGTCTATTTGCAGCAGCACCCAAAATCGCCAATGCTATCAAAGCAGAATTCAAACCTGCTGGCATGAACTTACTGCAAAATAACGAAGCTTTCGCTGGGCAAGCCGTCTTCCACTTCCATCTGCACTTCATCCCACGTTATGATGAAACAGACGGCTTCCAACCAACTTTTGACACAAAGGAATCACTATTCCCCGCAGCAACTCTCACGGAAATTGCGGCAGGCATCCGGAAGCATATCTAA
- a CDS encoding ABC transporter permease: MNNLRDIWGARFVHYMTELQKYMKYVITGHLAIVLVFTMGAGAYAYSEWLKEVSVDFPAAILAAVVIAGALAYSPIVTLLKPADTVYFLPLEHKLDSYLKRAISWTLFSQLVLPLGLYVVALPLLAATETGSKEIFIGLAIGIVILKWLFVDIEYSFRHARSGAGIWGDRAVRFLVAALLIYSWFHAYLYVVVGSIIVLGIYSIYWRKIKNSKPFPYDHFIEVEQNRMMRFYRFANYFTDVPHLKGSVSRRGWLRAFMTTPVFGRTVAQSYLIKRTFLRTDDIFWLWVRLTVLSMLGALFIPFPIVAFIFAGALAFASAVQLIHALRAGDDFRMDMLFPEREEIRPSAIRKMVRTVQWIQAVAVMVAAVYLYGLTITPVVIGAIVLIISEATIRLTGEKKEIYD, translated from the coding sequence ATGAACAATTTGCGTGATATATGGGGGGCTCGGTTCGTCCACTACATGACCGAGCTTCAAAAATATATGAAGTATGTCATTACGGGGCATTTGGCGATTGTGCTCGTGTTTACGATGGGCGCTGGGGCCTATGCTTACAGCGAATGGTTGAAGGAAGTGTCAGTAGATTTTCCCGCAGCGATTCTGGCAGCGGTCGTCATTGCAGGCGCACTTGCCTATTCGCCGATTGTGACGCTATTGAAGCCAGCGGATACGGTTTATTTTCTACCGTTGGAACACAAGCTAGATAGCTATTTAAAGCGGGCGATAAGTTGGACGCTATTTTCTCAATTGGTTTTGCCACTTGGACTGTATGTCGTTGCGCTACCGCTGTTAGCTGCAACTGAGACAGGCTCCAAGGAAATTTTTATCGGTCTTGCGATTGGCATTGTCATTTTGAAATGGTTGTTCGTAGATATTGAGTATTCTTTCCGTCATGCACGGAGCGGCGCGGGTATCTGGGGAGATCGTGCGGTTCGTTTTCTAGTGGCGGCATTGCTGATTTATAGTTGGTTCCATGCCTATTTGTACGTGGTCGTAGGCAGTATAATTGTCCTCGGTATTTACAGTATTTATTGGCGAAAAATCAAAAATAGTAAACCATTCCCATACGATCATTTTATCGAGGTTGAACAAAATCGGATGATGCGTTTTTATCGGTTTGCGAATTATTTTACGGACGTACCTCATTTGAAGGGATCGGTTAGTAGAAGAGGTTGGCTACGAGCGTTCATGACCACACCGGTATTTGGTAGGACAGTAGCGCAATCTTATCTGATTAAGCGGACATTCCTTCGCACAGACGATATTTTTTGGCTATGGGTGAGATTAACAGTTCTCTCGATGCTAGGCGCATTGTTTATTCCATTCCCAATCGTTGCGTTCATTTTTGCGGGAGCGTTGGCGTTTGCTTCTGCCGTACAACTCATTCATGCATTGCGCGCAGGTGACGACTTCCGTATGGACATGCTGTTTCCTGAGCGGGAGGAAATTCGCCCGTCTGCGATTCGAAAAATGGTCCGCACAGTGCAATGGATTCAAGCGGTGGCGGTGATGGTGGCGGCAGTGTATTTGTATGGCTTAACGATTACACCTGTTGTGATAGGGGCGATTGTCTTAATTATTTCCGAAGCGACGATAAGGTTGACCGGAGAAAAAAAAGAAATCTATGATTGA
- the uvrB gene encoding excinuclease ABC subunit UvrB, which yields MVQKFNLQAPYTPQGDQPSAIKQLVDGLNRGEKHQTLLGATGTGKTFTVSNVVKEVNKPTLVIAHNKTLAGQLYSEFKEFFPDNAVEYFVSYYDYYQPEAYVPHTDTFIEKDASINDEIDKLRHSATSALFERNDVLIVASVSCIYGLGSPEEYREMVVSLRTGMEIGRNELLRKFVDIQYERNDISFTRGTFRVRGDVVELFPASRDERCMRIEFFGDEIDRIREVDALTGEILGERDHIAIFPASHFVTREEKMVKAIANIELELEERLTELRGEDKLLEAQRLEQRTRYDLEMMREMGFCSGIENYSRHLTLRPAGATPYTLLDYFPDDFLIVVDESHVSLPQIRGMFNGDQARKNVLVEHGFRLPSALDNRPLTFTEFEGHVKEAIYVSATPGPYEMEHTPEMVEQIIRPTGLLDPTIDIRPIEGQIDDLIDEINERIKKNERVLITTLTKKMSEDLTDYLKDIGIKVQYLHSEVKTLERIEIIRELRLGTYDVLVGINLLREGIDIPEVSLVTILDADKEGFLRSERALIQTIGRAARNSNGHVIMYADRMTDSMTKAIDETQRRRDIQIAYNEKHGITPTTIKKEVRDVIRATQVAEEAVSYVEKVTQGKKLTKDEKAALLISLEKEMKEAAKALDFERAAELRDTILELKAER from the coding sequence ATGGTCCAAAAATTTAATTTGCAAGCTCCCTACACACCACAAGGCGATCAGCCATCTGCCATTAAGCAGCTTGTCGATGGCTTGAATAGGGGAGAGAAACACCAAACGTTACTAGGTGCAACAGGGACTGGGAAGACATTTACAGTTTCGAACGTCGTCAAAGAAGTTAACAAACCGACATTGGTCATCGCCCACAACAAAACGTTGGCGGGCCAATTATATAGTGAGTTTAAAGAGTTTTTTCCGGACAATGCAGTGGAATACTTTGTCAGCTACTATGACTATTACCAACCAGAGGCCTATGTGCCACATACAGATACATTTATTGAAAAAGATGCCAGTATCAATGATGAAATTGATAAGCTTCGCCATTCCGCGACGTCCGCGTTATTTGAACGTAATGACGTTCTCATCGTCGCGTCCGTTTCCTGTATTTACGGCTTAGGTTCGCCGGAGGAGTATCGAGAAATGGTCGTTTCGCTTCGCACGGGGATGGAAATCGGCCGTAACGAATTGCTGCGTAAATTTGTCGACATTCAATATGAGCGTAATGATATTAGCTTCACACGCGGTACGTTCCGAGTCAGAGGGGATGTTGTGGAACTATTCCCGGCCTCACGTGATGAACGCTGTATGCGCATCGAATTTTTTGGCGATGAAATCGACCGGATTCGTGAAGTGGATGCGCTGACGGGAGAAATTCTCGGGGAACGCGATCATATCGCTATATTCCCAGCCTCTCACTTCGTTACACGCGAAGAGAAGATGGTGAAAGCGATTGCGAATATTGAATTGGAATTAGAAGAACGCTTAACGGAACTACGCGGCGAGGACAAGTTATTGGAAGCGCAGCGTCTTGAGCAACGGACACGCTATGATCTGGAAATGATGCGAGAAATGGGTTTCTGTTCGGGCATTGAAAACTATTCCCGCCATCTAACACTGCGTCCTGCTGGTGCGACACCGTATACGCTACTCGATTATTTCCCAGACGATTTTCTCATCGTTGTCGATGAAAGTCATGTGTCATTGCCACAAATTAGGGGTATGTTTAATGGTGACCAGGCCCGGAAAAATGTGCTCGTTGAACACGGTTTTCGACTGCCTTCTGCGCTCGACAATCGGCCACTTACTTTTACAGAATTTGAAGGCCATGTGAAAGAAGCCATCTATGTTTCAGCAACACCTGGTCCTTATGAAATGGAGCATACGCCTGAAATGGTGGAGCAAATTATTCGACCAACGGGACTGCTAGATCCGACGATTGATATCCGCCCAATTGAGGGGCAAATTGACGATTTAATCGATGAAATTAACGAGCGCATTAAAAAGAACGAGCGTGTGCTCATTACGACTTTAACGAAAAAAATGTCAGAGGACTTGACGGATTATTTAAAGGATATCGGTATCAAAGTGCAATACTTGCATTCCGAAGTGAAGACGCTGGAACGGATAGAGATTATTCGGGAATTACGGCTCGGTACGTATGATGTCCTTGTTGGTATCAACTTGCTGCGAGAAGGGATCGATATTCCAGAAGTATCGCTTGTGACGATTTTGGATGCAGATAAGGAAGGTTTCCTACGTTCGGAGCGAGCGCTTATTCAAACAATTGGACGGGCGGCACGGAACTCGAACGGCCATGTCATCATGTATGCGGATCGCATGACCGACTCAATGACGAAAGCGATTGACGAAACGCAACGTCGCCGTGATATTCAGATTGCTTACAATGAAAAACATGGCATCACACCGACAACCATTAAGAAAGAAGTACGCGATGTCATCCGTGCAACACAAGTTGCAGAGGAAGCTGTATCCTATGTCGAAAAAGTGACGCAAGGCAAGAAGTTGACGAAAGACGAGAAAGCAGCTCTGCTAATCAGCCTTGAAAAAGAGATGAAAGAAGCGGCGAAAGCACTCGACTTTGAACGTGCTGCGGAACTGCGGGATACGATTTTGGAATTGAAGGCGGAAAGGTGA
- the uvrA gene encoding excinuclease ABC subunit UvrA, with the protein MKNKEIVIQGARAHNLKNIDVNIPRDKLVVMTGLSGSGKSSLAFDTIYAEGQRRYVESLSAYARQFLGQMDKPDVDVIEGLSPAISIDQKTTSRNPRSTVGTVTEIYDYLRLLYARVGKPICPVHGTEISSQTIEQMVDRLMELPERSRIQVLAPVVSGRKGTHVKLIEDIKKQGYVRIRVNGDIIDLDDNIELNKNKKHNIEVVIDRIVMKEDIAARLSDSLESALRLAEGTVLIDVIDGEEMLFSEHHACPLCGFSIGELEPRMFSFNSPFGACQECDGLGTKQEVDPDLIIPDPSRTLAEHAIAPWEPTSSQYYPELLKTVANHFGIAMDVPVSELPDDELDKILHGSKDEKIRFRYTNEFGGTRDSNIYFEGVLANIERRFKETSSDYIREQMEKYMAQQPCPTCAGYRLKEETLAVKVDGVHIGKVTELSIVEADKFFKNLQLSEKDAQIAKLILREIDERLGFLINVGLDYLTLSRAAGTLSGGEAQRIRLATQIGSRLTGVLYILDEPSIGLHQRDNDRLIGTLQSMRDIGNTLIVVEHDEDTMMAADYLIDIGPGAGVEGGEIVAAGPPDQVMNDPKSLTGQYLSGKKFIPLPLERRKADGRKIVIKGASENNLKNVNVDIPLGQFIAVTGVSGSGKSTLINEVLYKVLAQKLNRSKQKPGQFKSVTGLEELEKVIEIDQSPIGRTPRSNPATYTGMFDDVRDVYASTNEAKVRGYKKGRFSFNVKGGRCEACRGDGIIKIEMHFLPDVYVPCEVCHGKRYNRETLEVTYKGKNIADVLEMTVEDGLVFFENIPKISRKLQTIVDVGLGYIQLGQPATTLSGGEAQRVKLASELHKRSNGKSFYILDEPTTGLHVHDIAKLLIVLQRLVDTGNTVLVIEHNLDVIKTVDHIIDLGPEGGDKGGQIIATGTPEKIAQSELSYTGHYLQPILERDRGRMATQIEEAENRVE; encoded by the coding sequence ATGAAAAATAAGGAAATTGTTATACAAGGTGCTCGCGCACATAATTTAAAAAATATTGACGTCAATATTCCGCGAGATAAACTAGTCGTGATGACAGGTCTCTCGGGCTCTGGAAAATCTTCGCTCGCTTTTGACACGATTTATGCGGAAGGGCAGCGAAGATATGTTGAATCATTATCGGCTTATGCACGCCAGTTTTTAGGGCAGATGGACAAGCCGGATGTCGATGTGATTGAGGGCTTATCACCTGCAATTTCCATCGATCAGAAGACGACGAGTCGCAACCCGCGTTCAACGGTTGGAACGGTGACGGAAATTTACGACTACCTGCGCCTGCTCTATGCACGAGTTGGGAAACCTATCTGTCCGGTTCATGGCACAGAGATTTCATCCCAAACGATTGAGCAGATGGTGGATCGTCTGATGGAATTGCCAGAACGCTCACGTATCCAAGTATTGGCACCAGTCGTTTCAGGCCGTAAAGGGACACATGTAAAATTAATCGAAGATATTAAAAAGCAAGGTTATGTTCGAATTCGGGTAAATGGAGACATAATCGATTTGGACGATAATATCGAGTTGAATAAAAACAAGAAGCATAATATAGAAGTTGTCATTGACCGGATTGTGATGAAGGAAGACATTGCTGCGCGTTTAAGTGATTCTTTGGAATCGGCATTGCGTTTAGCGGAAGGTACCGTTCTAATTGACGTCATTGACGGCGAAGAAATGTTGTTCAGTGAACATCATGCCTGTCCGTTATGCGGATTTTCAATTGGTGAGTTAGAGCCGCGCATGTTTTCATTCAACAGTCCATTTGGTGCTTGTCAGGAATGTGATGGGCTCGGCACGAAGCAAGAAGTCGATCCAGATCTGATCATTCCAGATCCATCGCGTACGTTAGCAGAACATGCCATTGCGCCATGGGAACCGACCAGTTCACAATATTATCCGGAATTGTTGAAAACAGTAGCTAATCACTTTGGCATTGCGATGGATGTACCAGTTAGTGAATTACCAGACGATGAGCTGGATAAAATATTGCATGGTTCAAAAGATGAAAAAATCCGCTTCCGATACACAAACGAATTTGGTGGCACACGTGATAGCAATATTTATTTTGAAGGAGTTCTGGCGAATATCGAACGTCGCTTTAAAGAAACTTCCTCCGATTATATTCGTGAACAAATGGAGAAATACATGGCGCAACAGCCTTGTCCAACCTGTGCGGGGTACCGATTGAAGGAAGAGACACTCGCTGTCAAAGTGGATGGTGTTCATATCGGGAAAGTAACAGAGTTATCGATTGTTGAGGCAGACAAGTTTTTCAAAAATCTTCAACTGTCCGAAAAAGATGCCCAAATTGCCAAGCTAATTTTACGTGAAATCGATGAGCGACTTGGCTTTCTCATTAACGTTGGCCTCGATTATTTGACGCTATCAAGAGCGGCGGGAACGTTGTCTGGCGGAGAAGCGCAGCGGATTCGACTGGCAACGCAAATTGGTTCGAGGCTGACAGGCGTGCTCTATATTTTAGATGAGCCGTCCATTGGGTTGCATCAGCGTGATAATGACCGCTTAATCGGTACGTTGCAAAGCATGCGCGATATCGGTAATACGCTCATCGTTGTTGAACATGATGAGGATACGATGATGGCTGCCGATTATTTAATCGATATTGGACCAGGCGCAGGTGTGGAGGGTGGCGAGATTGTAGCTGCTGGACCACCTGACCAAGTGATGAATGATCCGAAGTCGTTAACCGGCCAATATTTAAGTGGCAAGAAGTTTATCCCGCTACCATTGGAGCGACGGAAAGCGGACGGTCGAAAAATCGTCATCAAAGGTGCTTCTGAAAACAATTTAAAAAACGTCAACGTGGATATTCCACTTGGCCAGTTTATAGCCGTTACAGGTGTATCAGGATCAGGGAAAAGTACGTTGATCAATGAAGTACTTTATAAAGTGTTGGCACAGAAACTGAATCGTTCGAAACAGAAGCCAGGCCAATTTAAATCTGTGACCGGTCTTGAAGAACTCGAAAAAGTCATTGAAATAGACCAATCCCCAATTGGACGGACACCAAGATCGAATCCGGCAACATATACAGGGATGTTTGACGATGTGCGAGATGTCTATGCATCGACAAACGAAGCGAAAGTACGAGGCTATAAAAAAGGACGTTTCAGTTTCAATGTCAAAGGTGGACGCTGTGAAGCGTGTCGCGGCGACGGCATTATTAAAATCGAGATGCATTTTTTACCGGATGTGTACGTACCTTGTGAAGTATGTCATGGAAAACGCTACAACCGCGAAACGCTTGAAGTGACGTATAAAGGGAAGAATATAGCAGACGTCCTGGAGATGACAGTTGAAGATGGCCTCGTGTTTTTTGAGAATATCCCGAAAATCAGCCGTAAGCTGCAAACAATTGTGGATGTAGGACTAGGTTATATTCAATTAGGGCAACCTGCAACAACCTTGTCAGGTGGAGAAGCGCAACGAGTGAAACTAGCTTCTGAACTCCATAAACGGTCAAATGGCAAATCATTTTATATTCTAGATGAACCGACGACGGGCTTGCATGTGCATGACATCGCCAAGTTATTGATTGTTTTGCAACGGCTTGTAGATACTGGTAACACAGTGCTAGTCATTGAACATAATTTGGATGTCATTAAAACTGTGGACCATATTATTGATTTAGGGCCTGAAGGAGGAGACAAAGGAGGACAAATTATCGCTACGGGTACACCGGAAAAAATTGCGCAGTCTGAGCTTTCGTATACGGGACATTATTTACAACCTATTCTTGAACGAGATCGCGGGCGGATGGCCACGCAAATCGAGGAAGCCGAAAATCGAGTGGAATGA
- a CDS encoding HTH-type transcriptional regulator Hpr, protein MSEKQFSPKEAMIFSQRVAQMSKALWKAVEKDWQKWIKPYDLNINEHHILWIAYHLQGATISDVAKFGVMHVSTAFNFSKKLEQREYLYFYKKEDDRRNTYVSVTEKGEQLLIEMNENYYNTEHGILDGSLPIKDLYGKFPEFLEVMSVIRNIYGEDFMEIFERGFKNIEDTFEESNQDSPLLSAQEK, encoded by the coding sequence ATGTCGGAGAAACAGTTTTCCCCAAAAGAAGCAATGATCTTTAGCCAACGTGTTGCGCAGATGTCGAAAGCGCTTTGGAAAGCGGTCGAAAAAGATTGGCAAAAGTGGATCAAACCTTATGATTTGAATATTAATGAACACCATATCTTATGGATTGCTTACCATCTTCAAGGTGCTACGATTTCCGACGTCGCTAAATTTGGCGTCATGCACGTATCCACAGCCTTCAACTTTTCAAAGAAGCTAGAACAACGTGAGTACTTATATTTTTATAAAAAAGAAGATGACCGCCGTAATACATACGTTTCCGTCACCGAAAAAGGCGAACAATTATTAATTGAAATGAACGAAAACTACTATAATACAGAGCACGGGATTTTAGACGGCTCCCTCCCAATCAAAGATCTCTACGGAAAATTCCCTGAATTCTTGGAAGTCATGTCCGTTATTCGTAACATTTATGGGGAAGACTTTATGGAAATCTTCGAACGCGGCTTCAAAAACATCGAAGATACGTTTGAGGAATCTAACCAAGATTCGCCCCTATTGAGCGCTCAAGAAAAATAA
- a CDS encoding ABC transporter ATP-binding protein, whose amino-acid sequence MTILEVKDVTGGYTRKPVLHELSFSIGKGELVGLIGLNGAGKSTTIKHIIGLMNPHQGEIRVNGVTFSEDSEAYRKAFTYIPETPILYEELTLREHLELTAMAYGVEKEQFDVRAEMLLKEFRMEKRLNWFPAHFSKGMRQKVMIMCAFLVNPSLYIIDEPFVGLDPIGIKSLLEQMTERTGNGASVLMSTHVLSTAEKYCDRIILLHEGRVRVAGTMEDLRKAFGRPGASLDDLYIAMTEETDNEQFA is encoded by the coding sequence ATGACGATTCTTGAAGTAAAAGATGTAACTGGCGGCTATACACGTAAACCTGTCCTGCATGAATTATCATTTTCAATTGGTAAAGGTGAACTGGTAGGGTTGATAGGCCTAAATGGAGCTGGAAAAAGTACGACGATTAAACATATTATTGGATTAATGAATCCGCATCAAGGTGAAATTCGTGTCAATGGTGTGACATTTAGTGAGGATTCTGAAGCGTATCGCAAGGCGTTTACATATATTCCAGAAACGCCGATTCTCTACGAGGAGTTGACGTTGCGAGAGCATCTTGAGCTAACGGCAATGGCATATGGGGTGGAGAAGGAGCAATTTGACGTGCGTGCTGAAATGTTGTTGAAGGAATTTCGCATGGAAAAGCGCTTGAATTGGTTCCCTGCTCACTTTTCAAAAGGGATGCGTCAAAAAGTCATGATCATGTGTGCATTTCTCGTTAATCCTTCGTTGTACATTATCGACGAACCGTTTGTTGGACTAGATCCAATCGGGATTAAGTCGTTGCTTGAACAGATGACGGAGCGGACGGGGAATGGCGCTTCTGTTTTAATGTCGACGCATGTGTTGTCAACGGCGGAAAAGTATTGTGATCGAATCATTTTATTGCACGAGGGACGGGTGCGCGTAGCGGGAACGATGGAGGACTTACGGAAAGCGTTTGGACGTCCAGGGGCTTCGCTCGATGATTTGTATATTGCGATGACAGAGGAAACCGATAATGAACAATTTGCGTGA
- a CDS encoding IDEAL domain-containing protein, whose amino-acid sequence MENNYSYAEFLKAVGKNSSALQAEKLLNDIYMDLFLKHIHREQTKERLMELIDLSLDNRDEQKFRTYVDSLAKLEEHA is encoded by the coding sequence ATGGAAAACAATTATTCATATGCCGAGTTCTTAAAAGCCGTTGGGAAAAATAGTTCTGCATTACAGGCAGAGAAACTGTTGAATGATATTTACATGGATCTTTTTTTAAAGCATATCCATCGCGAACAAACGAAGGAACGACTCATGGAATTGATCGACCTTTCACTTGATAACCGGGACGAACAGAAATTTCGTACGTACGTGGATAGCCTAGCTAAATTGGAAGAGCACGCCTAA